The following nucleotide sequence is from Saccharospirillaceae bacterium.
TACCATTGCCACAGCTACACCCACTGGTGTAACTGCTGACAACCCAACGGTGACTTTTAACGGTGAAATTTTTGGTAATTTCTTCGATCCCGATTTGTCATTGCGTACGGATATCAGTGAAGACGTTGATATCTATTCAGTGGAACTGGATGCAGGGGATTTCTTGCAAATTGATATCGATGCCAGCCAAATCGGCTCAGAAGTAGATACCATCTTGCGAGTATTTGATGCAGAGGGGAATGGACTCGCTAAAAGCGACGACGACTTTGCACCAGAAGAATTGTTTAACGCAGATGTTGGTGTTGATTCTTACATAGAATTTACAGCAGAAACAGCAGGGACTTACTATATTGGGGTGAGTAGTTTTGCCAATAGCCCATTTGACGACTTTGACACAGATTTCTACGATCCAAACGTAGTGGGTAGCGGTTCTGGAAACAACTTCGGTGAATATGAGTTAAATCTGGCATTAAACCAGCCAATTTCCTTTAATGGTGAGCCAACGGTGGTTGAACCCCCAGATGGCAGTGGACCCTCCGTTTCCTTTACGGCTACACCACTCACCCTTACAACAGATGCAGTTTTTCTTGCCAATGCCCTAGTACAGCCTGTTCTTGATGGTGAAGAGTCACCTGCAACGTCTACTTTGTCGGTACAGTTCTCTACTGAAGGAGAATTGCCCGAAGATGGTGTAGAAATCTTGTTAAATACCAACGCGGTTCTGACTGAGTTAATTGATGTCAGGGAATTCATTGCTGGTAGTGGAGTTACGATTGTTGGAGCGATTTTTGATGAATCAGGTGTGCCTACTGGATTACGGCTCAATGTATTTGCAACAACTGCCAGCTTCACGCTGAATTTAGACAACGCAGAAATTGTGCCTACTGATGGGACTCAAAACTTAGAGGTATCTTTGATTCCATCGGCTGGCTATCAAGCAGATGGGATGAATTTTTCTACACCCATCTACGATACTTTGAGCGATGTGCCTGATGTTGGCACCTCACCGACAGTCAGCTTATCTGCCATCAATACAGAACTCGTAGAATCGGAAGGTAACACAACAACATTAACCATTAGTTTGAGTGAACCACCACCGGCAGAAGGTGTATTGGTCTTTATTGATAGTGAAACTGAAGACGCTATTCGCGAATTCAATGTGTTTGATGCTGTGATCACAGGAGCAGATGGACCATTTGTGGACGACGATGCTAGTGGATTCTATCTGCCCATGACGGAGCAAACCGCGACAATTACCGTATCAGCTTATGATGAAACCACAAATCCTAATCTCACAGTAGAGGATACTCTCGAAGGAATAGAGACTTTAACCTTTAGCATTGCTGGTGGACCTGGATATAACATTTCCCCAGAAGCTAACTCAATTGACATCACCATTGCCGATAATCCCGATTCAGTGGAGCTTCCCGATGACGGTGACGGCGGTAATGATGGCGGCACCGGTGATGATAACGATAATCCTGAAAATGAGCTTAATGACACGATCTCAACTGCCACTGATACGGGGCTGAACACCGATAATCCAACTTACACAACAACCGCAACCCTGGATGTTCAAGAGGTATTCTCACCATTATACTTGAGTGGGTTTACTGACATTACCGAAGATGTCGATATGTATGCCTTTAACCTAGAGGCAGGACAAACGATTACTTTGAATGTCGAAGCCAGCGATACTACAAACGAAGAAGGTGAGGTGGACGTTTCGCTTCTGGCCCCTGTATTAAGGCTTTTCGATGACGCTGGTAATGAAGTAGCCATTTTTGAAAATTCGGTCACAGAAGATACTGTCCCTCAAGCAACCAATAATGCCTCTCTCGAATTTACTGCACCTGATGCTGGTACTTACTATGCAGGTGTGAGTGTTTTAGGCAACACTTTCTACGATCCAAACGTCGAAGGTACTGGCAGTGGTTGGTTTTTTGAAGACCAGTTTGAGCCAGGTTCTTATCTTCTGAGTGCTTCATTGGCTACTGAAATTCAGGATAGCTTTATACCTGTATTCGGCTCTCTCGGAGGAGACACCATCGAAGTTGACGGAGGCAACCAGTTAGTTTTCGGTGGAGCAGAAGACGATTTCATCGATACACTTGCTGGAACGGGTGGTAACCGTGTCTATGGACAGTCTGGGGATGATACCTTCGTCTTAGGCAGTGGCGATCGCGCTTTGGGTGGTTCAGGAGATGATCGTTTCTTCTTCTTAGGTGGCGAAAGTACCGCTACTGGTGGCACTGGGGCAGATCAGTTCTGGATTGCTGTTAGTGAAATTCCTGAAGCTGCTAACGTTGTTACCGACTTTACTGGTGGAGAAGACGTTTTAGGTATTAGCGGTTTAGGTATTGGTTTTGATGATTTGAGTATTACTCAAGATAATGCTGATACTTTAATTGCTCTTGGCGATGATGAGTTAGCTAAACTATTAGGAGTTACTGCTAGTAGTTTGAGTGCTGCTGACTTTGCCTTTGCTGCTTCTGTGTAGCATTTCTCTGGCTGAAACGGCGATCGCATTTTTAGGGTGCGATCGCTAAAATTGAATAACTGTGCAAAATTTGCACAGTGCAGAAACTCCCAACTAACGTGAGTTCGGAGTTCGGAGGCGCGGAGATAGCTAAAATTGACCAATCATTTTATTTTTGGAGTAACAGAAAATGGCAGTTGTTGGTATTACCTTAGATAAACCCGAGGTAGTTGAAGGAGAAGTAATTACCCTAACCATTAATGTAGACGGAGATATTCCCCCAGAAGGGTTAACCGTTCTAATTAATGATGTTGTCAGTGCAGCAAATCCTGTTGTACGAGCTTTAAGCGAATTTGATATTGCTAACGTTCAGTTAACAGGAATTAGTGGCTTTCCCATTCCAGCAGAAGGAGACAGTGGTTTCTTTGCCACTATCATCGAACCAACAGCCATCATTACCTTGCCAGTATTCGATGATGGGTTTGATGAAAACGAACCAGATGAAGTCTTTACCTTTGCGGTGATTGACGACGAAGCTTACGACGTTGACCCCGATGCCAGTAGCGTTACCCTGAGTATTGCCGATAATGAGGTTGCTAACGAACCGAGAATCAGTGATTTTGAAGACGGAACGGTTCAAGCCTGGACAGTAGGACAACCAGGAAATCATTTTGCACCACCAACCAATATTCCGAATGGTGGTCCCGATGGGGCAGAAGATAATTACCTTGGCCTTCAATCAGAAGGGGGTCAAGGGGTTGGTAGTCGTCTAGTCTGGTTCAATCAAAGTGCTGATTGGCGTGGCAACTATCTTGAGGATGGAATGAATACCATTGAAGCTTCTTTGATCAATGAAGGAAGGGAAGATGTGGTCATCCGAGTCGGTTTTGATGGACCTGGGGGAAGATTTGTAACCACCCAAGGAATTACCTTAACCCCTGGAAGTGGCTGGCAAGAAGCCACCTTTAACATCGAACCAGAAGATTTAACCCCAGATGGCGGAACCGATGTTGAGGCAACTTTAAGGGATGTTGCTCAAATTCGCTTTCTCAATAACCCTAATCCTCAGTATCGGGGAGTTGCAGTTGCGGCACAGGTTGGAGTTGATGATATTACCTTCACTAACACAGAGATACCTCGATTAAAAGTCAGTTTATTCACAGGACCAAATTACCTAATCGAAGACGAGGGAACAGTATCTGCTCATGCTTTTCTAGCAACAGAGGGGGTGATTCCCGAAGGCGGTTTAGTGGTGTCGGTGGATGCACCCAACTTGAGTGAGTTTGACTTAACAGGGGTTTCCGTTGATGGGGGTGAAATTGTAGCAGTTGGTGAAGGTAGTTTTGACCTGCGGATGACAGAATATACCACCCTGGTTAACCTACCTATTGCCAATGATGGGGAAACAGAAACAGGAGAAACCGCTAGTTTCAGTTTAGCTGCGGGAGATGGGTATGAGATTGTTGAGGACTATAGTGGCGGTAGCTTTGGCCTAGTGGATACCCGGACCGATATTCCCCAAGGGGTGATCAACGAACCCAACGACGTAATTGGGTTCGCAACCGACACCCAAATTAGTCCTGAGAACCCGACATTTTTCGGTACCGATGGGGTCTACTTCGACATTGGCAACCGTTATCTCAACGAAGATGGCACCTACACCTATATTGACTACAGTGAAGACGTTGATGTTTACAAAGTCGATTTAAGCGCCGGGGATACCATTACCATTGAAACCTTCGACTTTGATACCAACCTTGACGAATTTGGTGTA
It contains:
- a CDS encoding PPC domain-containing protein, with product MAVVGITLDKPEVVEGEVITLTINVDGDIPPEGLTVLINDVVSAANPVVRALSEFDIANVQLTGISGFPIPAEGDSGFFATIIEPTAIITLPVFDDGFDENEPDEVFTFAVIDDEAYDVDPDASSVTLSIADNEVANEPRISDFEDGTVQAWTVGQPGNHFAPPTNIPNGGPDGAEDNYLGLQSEGGQGVGSRLVWFNQSADWRGNYLEDGMNTIEASLINEGREDVVIRVGFDGPGGRFVTTQGITLTPGSGWQEATFNIEPEDLTPDGGTDVEATLRDVAQIRFLNNPNPQYRGVAVAAQVGVDDITFTNTEIPRLKVSLFTGPNYLIEDEGTVSAHAFLATEGVIPEGGLVVSVDAPNLSEFDLTGVSVDGGEIVAVGEGSFDLRMTEYTTLVNLPIANDGETETGETASFSLAAGDGYEIVEDYSGGSFGLVDTRTDIPQGVINEPNDVIGFATDTQISPENPTFFGTDGVYFDIGNRYLNEDGTYTYIDYSEDVDVYKVDLSAGDTITIETFDFDTNLDEFGVGFAINAFVYDAEGNQLQDYINTGFDPAAAPDKLFGGLGPFDVNETDSYDEFTAPADGSYFIALGDDGQVQNFWDVVAPFYEPNTPGFGNGNRSIFGDYSIETQIPHFKM
- a CDS encoding DVUA0089 family protein translates to MYRITLEAGQTVALDIDTGEPAPANNGFTVYPALVEVLQTVDTELRLFDVEGNELAANSDGAAPGEEFSRESYIEYTAEESGTYYVGVSQLGNRNYDPNVARSGSGWTFPEVGVFFGDYELTASLVDDTPPEGESSNDTIATATPTGVTADNPTVTFNGEIFGNFFDPDLSLRTDISEDVDIYSVELDAGDFLQIDIDASQIGSEVDTILRVFDAEGNGLAKSDDDFAPEELFNADVGVDSYIEFTAETAGTYYIGVSSFANSPFDDFDTDFYDPNVVGSGSGNNFGEYELNLALNQPISFNGEPTVVEPPDGSGPSVSFTATPLTLTTDAVFLANALVQPVLDGEESPATSTLSVQFSTEGELPEDGVEILLNTNAVLTELIDVREFIAGSGVTIVGAIFDESGVPTGLRLNVFATTASFTLNLDNAEIVPTDGTQNLEVSLIPSAGYQADGMNFSTPIYDTLSDVPDVGTSPTVSLSAINTELVESEGNTTTLTISLSEPPPAEGVLVFIDSETEDAIREFNVFDAVITGADGPFVDDDASGFYLPMTEQTATITVSAYDETTNPNLTVEDTLEGIETLTFSIAGGPGYNISPEANSIDITIADNPDSVELPDDGDGGNDGGTGDDNDNPENELNDTISTATDTGLNTDNPTYTTTATLDVQEVFSPLYLSGFTDITEDVDMYAFNLEAGQTITLNVEASDTTNEEGEVDVSLLAPVLRLFDDAGNEVAIFENSVTEDTVPQATNNASLEFTAPDAGTYYAGVSVLGNTFYDPNVEGTGSGWFFEDQFEPGSYLLSASLATEIQDSFIPVFGSLGGDTIEVDGGNQLVFGGAEDDFIDTLAGTGGNRVYGQSGDDTFVLGSGDRALGGSGDDRFFFLGGESTATGGTGADQFWIAVSEIPEAANVVTDFTGGEDVLGISGLGIGFDDLSITQDNADTLIALGDDELAKLLGVTASSLSAADFAFAASV